From a single Natronorubrum tibetense GA33 genomic region:
- a CDS encoding rubrerythrin-like domain-containing protein yields the protein MKDVQFNPDDVSSYECFDCGTVVRATTAACCPDCGADMRNRRTPIE from the coding sequence ATGAAAGACGTCCAGTTCAACCCCGACGATGTATCGAGCTACGAGTGTTTCGATTGCGGAACCGTCGTCCGCGCGACGACGGCCGCCTGCTGTCCCGACTGCGGCGCCGATATGCGCAATCGTCGAACACCGATCGAGTAA